In Limisalsivibrio acetivorans, one genomic interval encodes:
- a CDS encoding carbamate kinase, producing the protein MKKDIVLVAIGGNSLIKDEAHKSVEDQYNALVETCTHLADIVEAGYRLVICHGNGPQVGFILRRSAIAFKTEGLHEVPLSICVADTQGSIGFQLQMALGNELRKRNLPQQTMTLVTRALVDKEDEKFKNPSKPIGSFFNEEQVKKLQSEYPDWQFVEDSGRGFRRVVASPQPTEVVEIDAVSDLIEKGYVVVAGGGGGIPVIYKDGAYEAIDAVVDKDLLSALMAEKIEAKRFIISTGVSHVYINFGKENEEKLEKISVDKIKEYIKEGHFGAGSMLPKIEAAVKFIENGGEEVIITEPSLLKDAIEHKTGTIITR; encoded by the coding sequence ATGAAGAAGGATATAGTACTCGTTGCCATAGGGGGTAACTCCCTCATTAAGGATGAGGCGCATAAATCTGTGGAAGATCAGTACAATGCCCTTGTGGAAACCTGCACCCATCTGGCGGATATCGTGGAGGCGGGCTACCGCCTCGTTATCTGCCATGGAAACGGTCCCCAGGTTGGCTTCATCCTCAGACGTTCCGCCATAGCCTTCAAAACCGAGGGGCTCCATGAGGTTCCCCTCTCCATATGTGTTGCAGATACCCAGGGCTCCATCGGCTTCCAGCTCCAGATGGCCCTCGGAAACGAGCTGAGGAAGAGAAACCTCCCCCAACAGACCATGACCCTCGTAACAAGGGCTCTGGTGGACAAAGAGGATGAGAAGTTCAAGAACCCCAGCAAGCCCATCGGCTCATTCTTTAACGAGGAGCAGGTGAAGAAGCTGCAGAGCGAATATCCGGACTGGCAGTTCGTAGAGGACTCCGGCAGGGGGTTCCGCAGGGTTGTTGCATCCCCCCAACCTACGGAGGTTGTGGAGATAGATGCTGTTAGCGATCTCATCGAGAAGGGCTATGTCGTTGTTGCCGGAGGGGGCGGAGGCATCCCCGTCATTTACAAAGACGGCGCCTACGAAGCCATTGACGCAGTTGTGGATAAGGATCTCCTCTCCGCGCTGATGGCGGAGAAGATAGAGGCGAAACGCTTCATAATCTCCACAGGTGTAAGCCACGTATATATAAACTTCGGCAAGGAAAACGAGGAAAAGCTTGAGAAGATAAGCGTTGATAAGATAAAAGAGTATATAAAAGAGGGGCACTTCGGTGCAGGGAGCATGCTCCCCAAGATCGAAGCGGCTGTCAAATTTATCGAAAACGGCGGAGAGGAGGTTATCATAACCGAACCCTCCCTTCTCAAGGATGCTATAGAACACAAAACAGGAACAATAATAACACGATAA
- a CDS encoding YgeY family selenium metabolism-linked hydrolase: protein MQDFAKILEMAEKYKDDMTKFLRDMVRIPSESCDEEKVVLRIKEEMEKVGFDKVEIDPMGNIHGTIGHGKRLIAYDAHIDTVGIGNRDNWEYDPYEGYEDDEIIVGRGTSDQEGGMASMVYAGKIIKDLGLEDDYTLVMVGSVQEEDCDGLCWQYIIKEMDLKPEFVISTEPTDGGIYRGQRGRMEIKVSVDGVSSHGSAPERGDNAIFKMAPILQELEELHKNLITDDFLGKGSLTVSEIFSTSPSRCAVSDGCSISVDRRLTKGEDKEYAMNQIAELPSAKKAGAKVEMYVYDEPSYTGLVYPTDCYFPSWVVEEDDESVQAVADTYKKLFDKDPRIDKWTFSTNGVSITGLFGIPTVGFGPGAEAQAHAPNEKTWKEDLVRCAALYAALPKVYLSRT, encoded by the coding sequence ATGCAGGATTTTGCAAAGATACTGGAAATGGCGGAAAAGTATAAGGACGATATGACGAAATTTCTTCGTGACATGGTCCGCATTCCCAGTGAGAGCTGTGATGAGGAGAAGGTTGTTCTCCGCATTAAGGAAGAGATGGAGAAGGTCGGCTTCGACAAGGTTGAAATCGACCCCATGGGCAACATACACGGAACCATCGGCCACGGAAAAAGGCTCATCGCCTACGATGCGCATATCGATACAGTGGGCATAGGTAACAGAGACAACTGGGAGTATGACCCCTACGAAGGCTACGAGGATGACGAGATCATCGTGGGCAGGGGAACCAGCGACCAGGAAGGTGGCATGGCCTCCATGGTTTATGCGGGCAAGATAATCAAAGACCTCGGCCTTGAGGACGACTACACGCTCGTTATGGTCGGCTCCGTTCAGGAGGAGGACTGCGACGGTCTCTGCTGGCAGTACATCATCAAAGAGATGGACCTCAAGCCCGAATTCGTTATCTCCACAGAGCCCACGGACGGCGGAATATACAGAGGCCAGAGGGGACGTATGGAGATCAAGGTCTCCGTGGACGGTGTAAGCTCACACGGCTCTGCACCCGAAAGGGGCGACAACGCAATCTTCAAGATGGCCCCCATCCTTCAGGAGCTTGAGGAGCTTCATAAAAACCTCATCACCGATGACTTCCTCGGCAAAGGCTCCCTCACAGTATCCGAGATATTCTCCACTTCACCCTCAAGATGCGCAGTTTCCGACGGATGCAGCATATCCGTAGACCGCCGTCTCACAAAGGGTGAGGATAAGGAATACGCAATGAACCAGATCGCCGAGCTCCCCTCCGCAAAGAAGGCGGGCGCAAAGGTAGAGATGTACGTTTACGATGAGCCCTCATATACAGGCCTCGTATACCCCACAGACTGCTACTTCCCCTCATGGGTCGTAGAGGAGGATGACGAATCCGTTCAGGCAGTGGCAGACACATACAAAAAGCTCTTCGACAAGGATCCCAGAATCGACAAATGGACATTCTCCACCAATGGAGTCTCCATCACAGGCCTTTTCGGCATCCCCACAGTGGGATTCGGACCCGGAGCAGAGGCTCAGGCCCACGCCCCCAATGAAAAAACATGGAAAGAGGATCTTGTAAGGTGCGCCGCCCTCTATGCGGCTCTCCCGAAGGTTTACCTCAGCCGAACGTAA
- the dpaL gene encoding diaminopropionate ammonia-lyase yields MSINDLKYVLNEVQGNSSYPLFSREEAEKAVSFHKSIPGYKPTPLAHLGKLAEYWGLKDFYVKDESYRFGLNAFKVLGGSYAVAKLLCERLDVDIADVDFDYLTSPEVHEKLGDITFITATDGNHGRGIAWAAEKLKQNAVIYMPKGAAAARVKSIEAHGATCHVTDLNYDDAVRLACEEAEKNGWYMVQDTAWEGYVDIPTWIMQGYMTMPYEAVEQLGDVKPTHVFLQAGVGAMAGAVLAFMSEVYGDEAPITAVVEPHSAACLYESAKAGDGKPHTVGGDLDTIMAGLACGEPNPIGWDILKKSARAFISCEDYLAGNGMRILSCPILGDDRIIAGESGPVGIGVLDLIMNDPNFTTIKEELGLGSDSVILMFNTEGNTDPVNFKEIVWYGKYLKRQ; encoded by the coding sequence ATGAGCATAAACGATCTTAAGTATGTTCTAAACGAAGTTCAGGGCAATTCCAGCTACCCCCTCTTCTCCAGGGAAGAGGCAGAGAAGGCTGTGAGCTTTCACAAGAGTATCCCCGGATACAAGCCTACCCCCCTCGCCCACCTGGGCAAACTGGCAGAATACTGGGGTTTAAAGGATTTCTACGTAAAGGACGAATCCTACCGCTTCGGCCTAAACGCCTTCAAGGTGCTAGGAGGAAGCTACGCCGTAGCGAAACTCCTTTGTGAACGTCTCGACGTGGATATCGCAGATGTTGATTTCGATTATCTCACAAGTCCCGAGGTGCACGAAAAGCTTGGCGACATAACATTCATCACAGCCACCGACGGCAACCACGGCAGAGGAATCGCATGGGCTGCGGAAAAGCTCAAGCAAAATGCGGTGATCTACATGCCCAAGGGTGCCGCAGCTGCAAGGGTAAAGAGCATTGAGGCCCATGGAGCAACATGCCATGTTACGGATCTGAACTACGACGATGCTGTCCGGCTCGCCTGCGAAGAGGCGGAGAAGAACGGCTGGTATATGGTTCAGGATACCGCATGGGAGGGGTATGTTGACATCCCCACATGGATCATGCAGGGTTATATGACCATGCCCTATGAGGCTGTGGAACAGCTCGGCGATGTAAAGCCCACCCACGTTTTCCTGCAGGCTGGCGTGGGGGCTATGGCCGGAGCCGTGCTCGCATTTATGAGCGAGGTTTACGGCGATGAGGCACCCATAACCGCAGTGGTAGAGCCCCACAGTGCGGCATGCCTCTATGAATCCGCAAAGGCTGGTGACGGAAAGCCCCACACCGTAGGCGGGGATCTGGATACCATCATGGCGGGTCTTGCCTGCGGAGAGCCGAACCCCATCGGCTGGGATATACTCAAAAAGTCCGCCAGAGCTTTCATAAGCTGTGAGGATTATCTGGCGGGGAACGGGATGCGCATACTCTCATGCCCCATCCTCGGTGACGACCGGATCATAGCCGGCGAATCCGGCCCGGTGGGCATAGGCGTACTTGATCTTATAATGAACGATCCTAACTTTACGACTATCAAAGAAGAGCTGGGTCTTGGCAGCGACTCTGTCATACTCATGTTCAACACCGAAGGAAACACCGACCCCGTTAATTTTAAAGAGATAGTCTGGTACGGAAAATATTTAAAGCGACAATAA
- a CDS encoding helix-turn-helix transcriptional regulator, which yields MSEKTTLSEIVSQFTEEDKNIIRSYEDVLEGIAAFFGSHCEVVLHSLENIECSITKIVNGHLTGRQEGHPITDKGLQVILDYKRTGRQHTDNYITNNSLGEPMRSITTIITNRGKAIGLICINFSLSMPLADFIKEFNVFRSEGAGEAKQEEFFVNSVEDLIHNAVNDIYMEIGTKTSIANHEKNKHIVHTLYERGIFDIKGSVVMVAEHLKLSKYTIYSYIRELKESRDNGAQH from the coding sequence ATGAGCGAAAAAACTACACTAAGCGAGATCGTAAGCCAGTTTACCGAAGAAGACAAGAACATTATAAGATCCTATGAGGATGTACTGGAGGGTATTGCCGCCTTCTTCGGAAGCCACTGTGAGGTGGTTCTCCACAGTCTTGAGAACATCGAGTGCTCCATAACAAAGATAGTTAACGGTCATCTGACCGGACGTCAGGAGGGGCATCCCATCACGGACAAAGGCCTTCAGGTTATTCTGGACTATAAGAGGACCGGCCGCCAGCACACTGATAACTACATAACAAACAACTCCCTAGGCGAGCCTATGCGCTCCATCACAACTATAATAACCAACAGGGGCAAGGCCATCGGGCTCATATGCATAAACTTCAGCCTCTCCATGCCCCTTGCCGATTTCATAAAGGAGTTTAACGTTTTCCGATCCGAAGGAGCCGGCGAAGCGAAGCAGGAGGAGTTCTTTGTGAACAGCGTTGAGGATCTTATACATAACGCTGTGAACGATATATACATGGAGATAGGGACAAAAACCTCCATAGCAAACCATGAAAAGAACAAGCATATCGTACATACCCTTTACGAACGGGGTATATTTGATATAAAGGGTTCTGTGGTCATGGTTGCGGAACACCTCAAGCTCTCGAAGTACACCATATACAGCTACATTAGAGAGCTTAAGGAGAGCCGTGATAACGGCGCACAGCATTAA
- a CDS encoding threonine synthase: MDIRYICTECGSRYDIRPDLMVCPSCAQGQGADEPVRGILEVEAAWKADVDFDVFDLLPVSKEFFPSIPVGNTPLWQPANLRKETGFSNLFIKDDGLNPTFSFKDRASFLVSAFAASHGINEIALASTGNAGSSMAGVGAAAGQKVTLFLPETAPEAKIVQALQYGATVHKVKGNYDMAYDFSLEYSKIKGGMNRNTGYNPMTIEGKKTVSLELFKQMGRPDCVFVSAGDGCIVAGVIKGFKDLMQAGLIDLMPCVCAVQAENSDALTRASEKGMFDNLPASTVADSISVDIPRNGYHAVKLMSDYDGRFIRVSDAEILNAQHTMASRAGIFAEPAGAAAYAGFLKTIPELEKDARIAVISTGNGLKDIASALKGVEAPKESIKSLNDIL, translated from the coding sequence ATGGATATCAGATACATATGCACCGAGTGCGGTTCCAGATACGACATAAGGCCTGATCTTATGGTGTGCCCCTCCTGTGCCCAGGGGCAGGGTGCCGATGAGCCGGTAAGGGGGATCCTTGAGGTTGAAGCGGCGTGGAAGGCTGATGTGGATTTTGATGTTTTCGATCTCCTCCCCGTTTCAAAGGAGTTCTTTCCCTCCATACCCGTTGGCAACACACCCCTCTGGCAGCCTGCAAACCTGAGAAAGGAGACGGGATTCAGCAACCTGTTTATAAAGGACGATGGGCTTAACCCAACATTCTCCTTCAAAGATAGAGCATCATTCCTCGTTTCCGCCTTTGCGGCCAGCCACGGCATAAACGAGATCGCCCTTGCCTCCACAGGCAATGCGGGTTCCTCCATGGCTGGTGTGGGCGCTGCCGCAGGACAGAAGGTTACTCTCTTCCTCCCCGAGACCGCCCCCGAGGCGAAGATCGTGCAGGCTCTCCAGTATGGTGCAACGGTTCATAAGGTGAAGGGTAACTACGACATGGCCTATGACTTCTCCCTTGAATACTCGAAGATAAAGGGGGGAATGAACCGAAATACAGGGTATAACCCCATGACTATCGAAGGGAAGAAGACCGTATCCCTCGAGTTATTCAAGCAGATGGGAAGACCGGACTGCGTCTTCGTCTCCGCAGGGGATGGATGTATTGTTGCGGGCGTTATTAAAGGGTTCAAGGACCTTATGCAGGCGGGACTCATAGATTTGATGCCCTGCGTATGCGCAGTTCAGGCGGAGAACAGCGACGCCCTAACAAGGGCCTCGGAAAAAGGGATGTTCGATAACCTCCCAGCTTCCACTGTGGCGGATTCCATCAGTGTGGACATCCCGAGAAACGGGTATCATGCCGTTAAGCTGATGAGCGATTACGACGGAAGGTTTATCCGTGTGAGCGATGCTGAGATACTCAACGCCCAGCATACTATGGCCTCCCGTGCGGGGATCTTTGCCGAGCCCGCAGGTGCGGCGGCATATGCCGGTTTTCTGAAAACTATACCCGAACTGGAGAAGGATGCACGTATCGCCGTTATCTCCACCGGAAACGGGCTCAAGGATATAGCCTCTGCCCTTAAGGGTGTTGAGGCTCCCAAGGAATCAATAAAGTCGTTGAATGATATATTGTAA
- a CDS encoding pyridoxal-phosphate dependent enzyme: MSFDIDKQGRERNASYLKEKGITLPTFEMMRNPEKVPSEVKEGLKSVGLWEVNPLNLYRITWKNEQKEKGGLYNGVNHIVLPPELTGCRANIIALTGKWFPTGAHKVGATYGCLAPALVTGSFDPAKTKAVWPSTGNYCRGGAYISALLANSAIAILPEEMSRERFEWLKTVAGEVIATHGCESNVKEIFDKCWELRRSGEDLRIFNQFEEMGNPMWHYNVTGHAIEELINHYVGEGENYSGFVSSSGSAGTLGAGYYLKKKFPKSKLAVGEALECPTLLNNGFGDHRIEGIGDKHVPWVHDCKDTDFVVAVDDEKAVRILRLFNEEKGKNLLAKEGVSSDVIDTLELLGISGIGNMLGAIKYAKYNELTEKDYVVTVATDSLELYGSRLQELEEEKGRYTEGNAERDYELLNSLSYDNFKELTYYDKKAIHNLKYFTWVEQQERSIDELNAQWYDHDNYWNSVLEIAPEIDELITEFNRMITG; this comes from the coding sequence ATGAGCTTTGATATTGATAAGCAGGGGCGTGAGAGAAACGCCTCCTACCTGAAAGAGAAGGGGATAACCCTGCCCACCTTTGAGATGATGAGGAATCCAGAGAAGGTTCCCTCGGAGGTTAAGGAGGGGCTTAAGTCCGTCGGACTTTGGGAGGTAAACCCCCTGAACCTTTATAGAATTACATGGAAAAACGAGCAGAAGGAGAAGGGGGGGCTTTATAATGGAGTGAACCACATCGTTCTCCCCCCTGAACTCACAGGGTGCAGAGCAAACATCATAGCACTAACCGGAAAATGGTTTCCCACCGGTGCCCATAAGGTTGGCGCAACATACGGATGCCTCGCCCCGGCTCTTGTTACCGGAAGCTTCGACCCCGCAAAGACAAAGGCCGTATGGCCCTCCACAGGTAACTACTGCCGAGGCGGTGCATACATATCTGCACTGCTTGCCAACAGTGCAATCGCCATACTCCCCGAGGAGATGTCCAGGGAGCGTTTCGAATGGCTCAAAACCGTTGCGGGAGAGGTTATAGCAACCCACGGGTGCGAGTCCAACGTTAAGGAGATCTTCGATAAGTGCTGGGAGCTCCGCCGCTCCGGCGAGGATCTGCGCATCTTCAACCAGTTTGAGGAGATGGGCAACCCGATGTGGCACTACAACGTGACAGGGCACGCCATTGAGGAGCTTATCAACCATTACGTCGGCGAGGGTGAGAACTACTCCGGATTCGTATCCTCCTCAGGCTCTGCAGGAACACTTGGTGCTGGCTATTACCTTAAGAAGAAGTTTCCCAAATCGAAGCTAGCGGTGGGAGAGGCCCTTGAGTGCCCCACGCTTCTCAATAACGGCTTCGGTGATCACCGCATAGAGGGGATCGGCGACAAGCATGTTCCCTGGGTCCATGACTGCAAAGATACCGATTTCGTTGTTGCCGTTGATGACGAGAAGGCTGTTCGGATCCTCCGCCTATTCAATGAGGAGAAGGGAAAGAACCTTCTGGCAAAGGAGGGTGTTTCCTCCGATGTTATCGATACACTGGAGCTTCTCGGAATATCCGGTATCGGGAATATGCTTGGAGCGATCAAATACGCCAAGTACAACGAGCTCACCGAGAAGGACTATGTTGTAACCGTTGCCACGGATTCCCTCGAGCTTTACGGCTCACGCCTGCAGGAGCTCGAAGAGGAGAAGGGGCGCTACACCGAAGGGAATGCCGAAAGGGATTACGAGCTCCTTAACTCATTGAGCTATGACAACTTCAAGGAACTCACCTACTACGACAAGAAGGCTATCCATAACCTCAAGTATTTCACATGGGTGGAACAGCAGGAGAGGAGTATCGATGAGCTGAACGCCCAGTGGTACGACCACGATAACTACTGGAACAGTGTTCTTGAGATAGCTCCTGAAATTGATGAGCTCATAACAGAATTCAACAGGATGATCACCGGCTGA
- a CDS encoding EAL domain-containing protein: MDNCLRLISEEFTAQLNGNKYFSAFLNGENISIVTEKVYMFLDRALSSEFDESLREQAFNIGARHYHLDIPLLHVIEFLEHIEDNLAYSIENPNGMMCSYNLDNFGAIKSEISKAYLFEQVQNADFYNISLFTVYSTTNIVTSTISWMMDVNNRILSGDLEKGPELSHNACILSGHFSKPYFRMIFNRTDDERRFHEMHTGLHSTANSLFYFYDNQDYNKTYLLYCDLLEQCNSLLSFFYERILLFEQNKKNILLSLVEDKLSEGEDISLICLNVRNMAVINDVWGQENGDFVLNEVESVVDKIYGIYNENATYIRTSEGLFYIAVFAPRTEAQDSFERFAGLIDGMSVTKELLEINLRFICVFLPLSDSDSDYKGNLAYLTKQLLNKCKDDNEWKMLYERSDIEEQVARIEEKKRNNHYIIQSFDADKIFPFYHTIFSSKTGEVEHVEVLARVCDDKTCMNAGIFIDYLIATDRITELDRKILHRVAEDLEVLGEHVNRVFINMNPKSLQSDDYLKTFEWFNRLAREKEVEAVFEITEQALFRNVNIVRALHMKYGVKFAIDDFGTGYSNFNIVSEMARNELINYIKIDGSLIKNILESPEGFHIVEGISSIAQKLNLKTVAEFVANREILETIRRVGIDNAQGFYLSQPAPLEKLTFEGKL; this comes from the coding sequence ATGGACAACTGCCTTCGTCTGATCAGTGAAGAATTTACCGCTCAGCTTAACGGGAATAAATATTTCAGCGCATTTCTTAACGGTGAGAATATCAGCATAGTCACCGAGAAGGTCTATATGTTTCTGGACAGGGCGCTGAGCAGTGAATTCGATGAGAGTCTGCGAGAGCAGGCATTCAATATCGGCGCAAGGCACTATCATCTTGATATACCCCTCCTGCATGTCATTGAGTTTCTTGAGCATATAGAGGATAACCTCGCATATTCCATAGAAAACCCGAACGGCATGATGTGCAGCTATAACCTTGATAACTTCGGTGCGATAAAATCAGAGATAAGCAAAGCTTACCTCTTTGAGCAGGTTCAGAATGCAGACTTTTACAACATAAGCCTTTTCACCGTTTACTCCACCACAAACATTGTTACCTCAACGATTTCCTGGATGATGGATGTTAACAACAGGATACTCTCAGGAGACCTCGAGAAGGGCCCTGAGCTAAGCCATAACGCCTGCATACTCAGCGGACACTTCAGTAAACCTTACTTCCGTATGATCTTTAACCGTACGGATGACGAGCGCAGGTTCCATGAAATGCATACAGGTCTTCACAGTACAGCAAACAGTCTATTCTACTTCTATGATAATCAGGACTACAATAAGACGTACCTTCTTTACTGCGACCTTCTTGAGCAGTGTAACAGTCTGCTCAGCTTCTTCTATGAACGTATACTCCTCTTTGAGCAGAACAAGAAGAATATCCTTTTGAGCCTGGTGGAGGATAAGCTGAGTGAAGGAGAGGATATATCCCTGATATGTCTGAATGTACGTAATATGGCTGTTATCAACGATGTTTGGGGGCAGGAAAACGGGGATTTTGTTCTGAACGAGGTGGAGAGCGTTGTGGATAAGATCTACGGGATCTATAACGAAAATGCCACATACATAAGAACATCCGAAGGTTTATTTTATATCGCCGTATTCGCTCCAAGGACAGAGGCTCAGGACAGCTTTGAACGTTTTGCTGGGCTAATAGACGGGATGTCTGTGACCAAGGAACTGCTTGAGATAAACCTCAGATTTATATGTGTATTTCTTCCCCTTAGCGACAGTGACTCTGATTATAAGGGGAATCTTGCCTACCTTACGAAACAGCTTCTCAACAAATGCAAGGATGATAATGAATGGAAGATGCTCTACGAACGCTCTGATATTGAGGAGCAGGTAGCCCGTATTGAGGAGAAGAAAAGGAACAACCACTACATTATACAGTCCTTCGATGCTGACAAGATATTCCCTTTCTACCATACGATATTCTCCTCCAAAACGGGGGAGGTCGAGCATGTTGAGGTGCTGGCCAGGGTTTGCGATGACAAAACCTGCATGAATGCGGGGATATTTATCGACTACCTGATAGCGACGGACAGGATCACGGAGCTGGATAGAAAGATACTGCATCGTGTGGCTGAAGACCTTGAAGTGCTGGGTGAGCATGTTAATCGAGTTTTTATCAACATGAACCCTAAATCTCTGCAGTCCGATGATTATCTCAAGACGTTCGAGTGGTTTAACAGGCTTGCACGTGAAAAGGAAGTGGAAGCAGTATTCGAGATAACGGAGCAGGCGCTGTTTCGAAATGTGAATATAGTTCGCGCGCTCCATATGAAATACGGCGTTAAGTTTGCCATAGACGACTTCGGAACAGGATACTCTAATTTCAATATCGTATCGGAGATGGCGAGAAACGAACTCATCAACTACATAAAGATAGACGGCTCCCTTATCAAGAATATCCTAGAATCCCCCGAAGGATTTCATATTGTTGAAGGTATCAGCTCGATTGCCCAGAAGCTGAACCTGAAAACCGTTGCTGAGTTCGTTGCAAATAGAGAGATTCTCGAAACCATTCGCAGGGTTGGGATAGACAATGCCCAGGGCTTTTATCTTTCCCAGCCGGCTCCCCTCGAAAAGCTAACCTTTGAGGGCAAGCTTTAA